In Chanodichthys erythropterus isolate Z2021 chromosome 9, ASM2448905v1, whole genome shotgun sequence, a genomic segment contains:
- the sncaip gene encoding synphilin-1, with translation MDVPEYLDLDEIDFTDDLPYASKSIPELCRRHDGQSDERQAPSINWARTAASHGGAGIKPTGIADVYSKFRPVKRVSPLKHQPEVSETEADGKSVEQSAEQSKEDAAVSPCAVKSRGLANGALFGELEHYDLDMDEILDVPYIKSSQQTATLPRVASEKRSAAASVRGSTLTHSESLSGGTQFCVLSPVNWPDMRKSKSVDLRAQSAGFEHGHGSEADKLLSGLPFPDKAVSDGGQTAFPLQGAKGTRGGLRAFGDGDEEAKKTQNILNIVREGQISLLPHFAAENLERIRDEDGNNLLHVAAAQGHADCLQHLTSLMGEDCLNERNKQQLTPAGLGVRNGHLECVRWMVSETEAIAELSCTREHPSLIHYAARHGQERVLLWLLQFMQEQAISLDEVDQNGNSAVHVAAQYGHLSCVQTLVEYGSNVTVQNQQGERPSQCAERQGHSTCSRYLVVVETCMSLASQVVKLTKQLHEQTTARVAMQNQLQLLLQTQEPNGRPRSPSSHVPPAETWPEMTLTAEVTADNGQWVLKQRHTDSDGVLRKLLGKDPASARDRLALEFQDGAGGVESGAGPGAGPMRRLGMGERRELKLARLKQIMQRSLSESDGDAAYAPDESKPAAGGSRPDRPTQLPIAEVEEHKHGSTSERKLSFAHRTSKSVDAYNPSPSSDHSDPETKADVAGEFPDGQKVATSPKSALKSPSSRRKTSQNLKLRVTFDEPPRKDGPAADVKVPPAKDKAESGKRPFGTFRSIMETLSGNQNSNNNNTQSGGKSAGPSGKKSESKSKSKTSAV, from the exons ATGGACGTTCCTGAATACCTGGATCTGGATGAGATCGACTTCACTGATGATCTACCC TACGCGTCCAAGAGCATTCCTGAGCTGTGCCGAAGACACGATGGACAGAGCGACGAGAGACAAG CTCCGTCCATCAACTGGGCTCGTACCGCGGCGTCGCACGGCGGAGCGGGAATCAAACCCACCGGCATCGCCGACGTCTACAGCAAGTTCCGACCCGTCAAACGCGTGTCTCCCCTCAAACACCAGCCGGAGGTGTCGGAGACGGAGGCCGACGGGAAGAGCGTGGAGCAGAGCGCGGAACAAAGCAAAGAGGACGCCGCCGTTTCTCCCTGCGCCGTCAAGAGCCGAGGCCTGGCGAACGGAGCTCTGTTTGGAGAGCTGGAGCACTACGACCTGGACATGGACGAGATCCTCGACGTGCCGTACATCAAATCCAGTCAGCAGACGGCTACTCTGCCCCGCGTGGCTTCGGAGAAGAGGAGCGCGGCCGCCAGCGTCAGAGGATCGACGCTCACACACTCCGAGAGCCTGAGCGGCGGGACGCAGTTCTGTGTGCTGTCGCCCGTCAACTGGCCCGACATGAGGAAGTCAAAGTCCGTGGACCTCAGGGCACAAAGCGCGGGATTCGAGCACGGTCACGGATCAGAGGCGGACAAGCTCCTGTCCGGCCTGCCCTTCCCGGACAAAGCCGTATCCGACGGCGGGCAGACGGCGTTCCCTCTCCAGGGAGCCAAAGGCACGAGGGGAGGCTTGAGAGCGTTTGGAGACGGCGACGAAGAAGCCAAGAAGACGCAGAACATCCTGAACATCGTGAGAGAGGGGCAGATCTCACTGCTG CCTCACTTCGCCGCAGAGAACCTGGAGCGCATCCGAGACGAGGACGGGAACAACCTGCTGCACgtggctgcggctcagggtcacGCCGACTGCCTGCAGCACCTGACGTCGCTCATGGGCGAGGACTGTCTGAACGAACGCAACAAGCAGCAGCTCACGCCCGCAGGCCTCGGCGTCCGG AACGGTCATCTGGAGTGTGTGCGCTGGATGGTGAGCGAAACCGAAGCCATCGCCGAGCTCAGCTGCACTCGAGAGCATCCCAGCCTCATCCACTACGCCGCACGGCACGGACAG GAGCGCGTCCTGCTGTGGCTGCTGCAGTTCATGCAGGAACAGGCCATTTCTCTGGACGAGGTGGATCAGAACGGGAACTCGGCGGTTCACGTGGCGGCTCAGTACGGCCATCTCAGCTGCGTTCAG ACTCTGGTGGAGTACGGCTCCAACGTGACCGTGCAGAACCAGCAGGGCGAGCGTCCGTCCCAGTGTGCCGAGCGGCAGGGTCACAGCACCTGCTCGCGCTATCTGGTGGTGGTGGAGACGTGCATGTCGCTGGCGTCGCAGGTGGTCAAACTGACCAAACAGCTGCACGA ACAAACTACAGCACGGGTCGCCATGCAGAACCAACTCCAGCTGCTCCTGCAGACGCAAGAGCCCAACGGAAGACCTCGATCGCCAAG CTCTCACGTTCCTCCGGCTGAGACGTGGCCTGAGATGACGCTGACGGCTGAAGTGACGGCTGATAACGGCCAGTGGGTCCTGAAGCAGAGACACACAGACTCGGATGGCGTTCTGAGGAAGCTGCTGGGAAAAGACCCGGCGAGTGCCAGAGACAGACTGGCGCTGGAGTTCCAGGATGGTGCCGGAGGGGTGGAGTCAGGGGCGGGGCCTGGAGCCGGACCAATGAGACGGCTGGGGATGGGAGAGAGGCGGGAACTAAAGTTGGCTCGTCTCAAGCAGATCATGCAGCGTTCACTTAGCGAATCAGACGGCGACGCGGCGTATGCTCCGGATGAGTCCAAACCCGCGGCCGGCGGCTCCAGGCCCGACAGACCGACCCAGCTGCCCATCGCAGAGGTTGAGGAGCACAAGCATGGCTCCACTAGCGAACGCAAGCTCTCCTTCGCGCACAGGACTTCCAAATCCGTGGACGCTTACAACCCATCTCCATCTTCAGACCACAGCGATCCCGAAACGAAAGCCGACGTGGCGGGAGAGTTTCCCGACGGCCAAAAGGTCGCGACGAGCCCCAAAAGTGCCCTCAAGTCCCCGTCCTCTCGAAGAAAGACCTCTCAGAACCTGAAACTGAGGGTCACGTTCGACGAGCCGCCGCGTAAAGACGGACCCGCGGCCGACGTGAAAGTCCCGCCCGCCAAAGACAAGGCGGAATCCGGGAAACGGCCTTTCGGAACGTTCCGCTCCATCATGGAAACTCTCAGCGGCAACCagaacagcaacaacaacaacactcaGAGCGGTGGAAAAAGCGCCGGTCCGTCCGGGAAAAAGAGCGAATCCAAGAGCAAAAGCAAGACGAGTGCTGTCTAG